TTCTTGTCTCCACTTCCTGTTTACACAATACACAAGTTGGATCTATAGCAGGATTCCATCTCAACATCCTGTCACATGTCGACAATCTGTGCAACGTCGCAATCCACATATGAAACGAATATTTCGGCGTGGCATGTTTGAACCATATATATTTACTCCATCTTTGCAAAATGTATTCTTTGCGGATCAACAGCCAAGTATTTTTGGAGGAGAACATAGCTTTATAAATCTCTGCTTTGTTTCTCCAAACTGCAAGTCCTATGCACCATTATTTGCAGATTTTATCTTTTCAATCTCCTCCTCAACTCTATTCAGAATCACTACacgatgtcttcttcttctgtgtTTTTGTATAGCTTCAGCAACTGTTGAATTTCCAGGAATGCCCAAATCCATAAACCCTCTTGCTCCCAACAAATCTCTCAGACGCCCCATATTGCACCAATGATCATACCAAAAAGAAGTAGTCTCGCCATTTTTTACTTCCATTCGATGAAACCTTCTGGCAGAGTCTCTAGTCTTAAGGATTTTCTTCCACATCCAAGAGCCAACTGTGGTGGTTTCCTTAATAGACCAAAAGGATCCTTTCCGGATCAGATACTGCTGAACCCATTTCACCCATAATGAATTCTGACCAGAAAGAATTCTCCAAACTAGTTTGAGACAAGAAACCTCATTCACCTATGTTAAGATTTTCAGCCCCAGCCcgccttcttctttctttttacaAACTTCTGCCCATCCCACTTTTGATTTCTTCATATTTAACCCAGGCCCCGACCACAAGAACCCAGCACAAAGTTTCTCTATCCCACTTAGACATTGTCGAGGAAGCCTAAACGCTGAGAGCGAGAAGTTTGTCAAACTCATGATGACAGATTTTATTAACTGCAGCCTCCCCACATACGATAAAAACCTCCCATTCCAATCGCACATTCTTGTCCTAACCTTCTCCATCAACGACAGGTAATCTGCTACTGTCATTTTCTTGGTGAGCAAAGGTAAACCAAGGTAACGAACTGGAAGCTGACCCGCTTCAAATGGAAAGTTCTCAAGTATAGCATTCTGATTATTTGCGGAAATCCCAGCCATATATAATGTCGATTTTTCCAAGCTGATTTTTAATCCAGAGAGCTTCTCAAACTTCtcaaacaccttgagaatccctTCAACCGATCTCTTCTGCCCATCCGTGAAAACCATTATATCATCTGCGAAGCATAAATGAGTCAGAAGAGCATTTTTACATCTCGAGTGATATCCCACTAGTCTGTCAGCAGCCGCTTTATCTAACAACTTAGAGAGAACATTCATGCAGATAACAAATAGCGATGGAGATAGAGCACAACCCTGTCGCAAGCCTCTGGCGCTGTTGAAATAACCAGCAAGTTCTCCGTTAACATGAACAGAGAATGAAGCAGTCGAAACACAGAGATTGATCCAGTGAATGTATTTAGCTGGAAAACCCAAAGCTTTGAGTGTTGCTAAGAGAAAATGCCACTGCACCAAATCGAAAGCCTTATATATATCGATCTTCATAGCGCACCTTGGAGAGATCTCACTCTTGTGATAATCTTTTACTAATTCAGTAGCTAATAATAGGGTCTCCATCAACAACCGGTCCTTAACAAATGCTGACTGATTAGATGAGATGAAAGTAGGCATTATATCTTTGAGACGGTTGGCTAGGAGCTTAGATATCACCTTATATAACACATTACAGCAAGATATTGGCCGATAATCCTTCATTTCCCTAGCTATATCTTTCTTAGGTATCAGAGCCAGGATAGTAGAATTGATACCTTTGGGAAGAAAGCCTTTGATGAAGAATGATTGAACTGCTACAACCACATCATTCCCAATTATTGGCCAAGCTGCTTTGAAGAATTCAACTGTGTAACCATCCGGTCCCGGCGATTTATTTGATGGCATTTTGAATATCACCTCCTTCACTTCCTCAGCTGAAACGTCTCTGATTAAATTTTCACAATCCTCTTCACTGCAACGAAACTGAAGGAGATCTTGTAGGCTCTCCACATTAGGCATTTCATAATCAAGCGGCCTATGAGTGAGCATTTCTGCGAAGAACCTCTCAGCTTCTTTTTTAATGTCTTCCTCCGTTGTAACTATACTACCATCAGGACAAACTACTTCTCTGATGGCATTCATCACCTCTCTAATTTTTGCTGCATTGTGAAAAAACTTATTATTCCTGTCACCAGCCTCCAACCAGTGCATTTTTGACTTCTGCTTAAAGACCTCCTCTTCTATATCTGCAAGTTTCTGCCATTTCTCCAATGCTTCACACTCTCTCCTCATAGCTTCTGAACTCGGATTCATTAAGGTTTCTCCATGCCTATCACAAAGAAGTAATAGCGCCTCCTTCGTCTGCTTATGAAGCTGCCCCAGTTTATCTTTACTAAGAGACCTCAACGCCGGCTTAAGACCTTTAAGTTTCTTCCCAAGTCTGTATAAGGCTGAGGTTGAATGAAAAAGTTGATCAGTTTCTCTCCAATACTCTTCAACTGTCGGCAAAAATTCATCCATTGCTATCACATTTGTAAATTTAAACGGTTTCCTTTTCTTCTGCTTGTTCTCAATATCAAAATGTATCCTGCACCTGAGGTGATCAGAACATCCACCCGGTTCAAAAACACTATATGCCCTCCCCAGACCATGAAGAGCAACATCATTGATTAGAACCCAATCCAGCTTCTTACAAATTAAATCTCCCTCCCTCTTGTTACACCATGTAAACATAGGCCCATGAGATCCCATATCTGTTAAAGCACAATATCGAGTAAGCTCCTGAAAATCTCTCATCCCTGTAGTAACATTAGGGCTATTTTCATAACTTGAATGCTCTTCGCCAGCCAAAATCTCATTGAAGTCTCCAAAAATTAGCCACTACTTCCTCTTAAACATTGGTGAATCTTTATGATTTCGCAAGTCCTCCCACAAAACCTTCCTTTCTTCCATTGTGCTCAAAGCGTACACAGAAGAACAAAACATCTCCTCCTCCATCCCTTCTAACAGAACTGAACAAGTAATTAACTGACTACTTTTAAACACTGGTGTCATCCTTACTGATGGCCCCCAAACAACCCATATACGCCCAAGATGATGATGCTCATAGTTAGCCATGTGAGACCAATTCATGTGAGACCAATTCTGAAAAACTGAATTCATAATATTTCATGCCTTCCTTTCCTTCACTCTAGTTTCTATCAAGCTTCCAAACTGTAAAGACTGATTCCTGACCCATTCGCGGACTACTTCAtgttttgatggtttattaaAGCTGCGCATGTTCCAGAAGAACCCAGTCATCTTGCGTCGCggggtttcttcttcttatttggATCGCACGGGCCATCATCCCGCACTCTCTGAACAGACACATCTGAAAGGAATTTATGTTTAGCCTTGTATCCTCTTGGCAAGAACTGTCTCCTAACCACTTCATCTTCTCTCATTGACTCCTTTTCCAAATGCTCCTTATCACTTTGCTCCTCGCTTCGCTCCTCCGCATTAACTTCCTCCAAAACCTCCTTGTTAACCTCCTCTACTTCATTATTCTATGTTATTTCTccctcttcttcatccaaactcagTACTGAAAATCTTGATTTAGAAAGGATTGATACCTGACAAAACTTTAGTTTATTTGTTACTGCAGGGGTACGACTAGCTTTCCCCGGCGATACATCCATCCAAATTTTTTCTCCTTCACTTCCCTTATTACTTTCTACTATCGTCTTCTCTAGAACCTCCATAATATTCCCATTTTTGCTAGTTGTCATGTCCATCTTATCCTCTGCATCAGCATCAAGAATAGTTTCCGACCCAGCAGCTTCAACTTCTTTCGATTCCACCACCTCTGCACATTTCTCCTTCACATTACCAACCTCCTGAACCTTAATCTCCATTTCAACTTCACTCTCTTCCTTCCTCCTTCTACAAGCTCGCATAAGATGTCTCCATTTGCCACAATGAGTACATTTTGATGGGAGCCACAGATAAGTATATTCCACCCGAGTTTTATTCCCCTGaaatgtgaagttcattgattTTGGTAACTCTTTCGACAAATCAGCTTTGACAAACACCTTAGCAATCTTCAGATATATGCATTGCTCAGTTTCCGGATGTAATCTCGCAGGTATACCAACCGGACTTGTCACAAAACTTAAGCCCTTCCAGGAGAACATATCCATTGGTACATTCTTCAAGTGGACCCAGAGAGGTATTGAATGTGTTTCCTGctcaatatcttctattaatgGAGACCATTTCGCCATGATAACTGGAACTTCAGCAATGTTCCACATTGCTCTTCGTACAATCATGTTCCTCGTGACTGGATTACTCACT
This Brassica napus cultivar Da-Ae chromosome C6, Da-Ae, whole genome shotgun sequence DNA region includes the following protein-coding sequences:
- the LOC125589009 gene encoding uncharacterized protein LOC125589009; protein product: MGDRGHLLPPAMGIQGSEVVITKEGDQGSVIRNSVTVGKGESLGSEMKKQNLSAPSTETLEGSQSIPINSDLKTGEWINAVKGKNILKKYEMKIQMEDGVGSVSVPDEVFKDAAPLWEDFLIGRFLDKAPHIGKVHAIVNKIWAQSDKSQMIDVYVINSTTMKFKVSNPVTRNMIVRRAMWNIAEVPVIMAKWSPLIEDIEQETHSIPLWVHLKNVPMDMFSWKGLSFVTSPVGIPARLHPETEQCIYLKIAKVFVKADLSKELPKSMNFTFQGNKTRVEYTYLWLPSKCTHCGKWRHLMRACRRRKEESEVEMEIKVQEVGNVKEKCAEVVESKEVEAAGSETILDADAEDKMDMTTSKNGNIMEVLEKTIVESNKGSEGEKIWMDVSPGKASRTPAVTNKLKFCQVSILSKSRFSVLSLDEEEGEIT